A DNA window from Mytilus edulis chromosome 14, xbMytEdul2.2, whole genome shotgun sequence contains the following coding sequences:
- the LOC139504063 gene encoding uncharacterized protein, translated as MPKKSKKARSTKLKENKKRQRKARQEKNINLRDGQCNNQSNSKDQSNTSLNFQNIDQSVISQNCHDLDKSVISQNCLDLDQSIISQNCHDLDQSVISQNCLDLDQNIISQNCNDLEQSVISQNCHDLDQSVISQNCHDLDQSVISQNWHDLDQSVISKNCHDLDQSDISQKCHDFDVNERIILENEIENILENEIENILENEIENILENEIENILENRIEHLYENETEKLVQSVSSTNYQYKRNKYDDNIYQSKSDIQNQTEKLDQNQVEKLDKKQIEKLNKNQNKKIVQNRTEKLDQNQIEKQDENRIVKKKYENFIEQLDLKHNCPYIETESEIVLMNKVQLEQYQSKINHKTSIKAQCNNKINTAKVKDCVKVSRPGIRNTFVQGSFHQGDIRFGLNSGKQCVANCCSALAFSKLKDLTYWDQKYLDKVLIYGNDLYSRVSGNNHHLLISDLPPILDISGKLMQLSLKESISAVIDTSESIDFSEFGNSLPLDQALQESLVDYDACFICAYDTSFLALKHGVDLFLFDSHARNEFGLKHSNGKSLLLKLSSLDHLYQYCCNMVSGASQNQWFEVTGVSISIVGEPVVYNNGDKSPENHNEINNTNYSNIGNYETMNTSDYELPEIVEVENEKGSTLTKVHEKINVTFDIYSSESNANNNINKNESDVEIVSATNMSYDFKPINTIAKKKLCLIVKIPTKHIHKQITNTIFDMGPPSTTKSITGDGNCLFRAISYALSNRQEFYGNIRKDIVDHLMKNAEMFKSFLQPRFKTITEHIHSLQMKENNVWGTELEIIACADLLKTDIYTYYNDSWIKYSSSQLCNKNKINAQAIYLQHLTGINHYEVVTDVSQKSRYQNRMQSSPVEREKSEFDRKCEVPTLKINDSDNSSDDESKVLSKSEKERNRYRKDEEFKARKISTLKRKYRENETYRDIAIQAGIKKYREDKDYRDALKESGIQKYQENDKYREKLKRTSVYKYKEDEQHKKHVKQASVQKYKEDEKHKELVKQASVQKYEEDEKHKKLVKQASVQKYKEDEKHKKLVKQASVQKYKEDEKHKKLVKQASVQKYKEDEKHKELVKQASVQKYKEDEKHKKIVKQASVQKYKEDEKHKERVKLASVKKYKEDEKHKEHVKLASVHKYKEDEMHKEHVKQTSIKKYKEDEKHKEHVKQASIQKYADDDSHRCKVKQQTETRRENLKQENKQITEVIRKFKDAVKKGPECVCSCCLRLFFEKQVLICKKGSYDSSIYDSCTTEKYKHICTDDCNTHCAFEGTCRTSLWICYTCHRKMMRGKIPADSFSNGLMLEDVPLELKQLNSIEQQLIALNIPFMKIMALPKGGQKGVHGPIVCVPSDLKKVTTILPRSEDESLLLKVKLKRKLNYKGYDKYQYVRPNHLEQALVYLKDKNEWYKDVAINDEWINPIPEVNDDQVVNDESDSDSDDTKMMGNKEIQKDELEKISKSSKVGNEREVESEQYSYIDDKLRGVQLDTCLQPADIGQEALDLCFDQVFNLAPAENNNPLSVLKEPGIEAKTFPVHFPSGKNTSDEDRDEKLTIGRYFNLRLMSVENRFARDTNYIFFSQYLTELNSVISNVQISLRKQCPFSKEGKKVTREMLCNKETLKELFKKDEAIKYLKPIRGTPPYWQSSQKDIFAMIRQLGVPTFFCSFSSADFRWLEIINTILKQQGDTRNSENMTWDEKCKVLCSNPVTAVRMFDHRFHMFLKDVIMSEAQPIGKIIDYFYRVEFQQRGSPHTHCLFWVENAPKFGEDDIDDIITFIDKYITCEIPDEKEDKELHDIVMAVHQHSKKHSKSCKKKGTVCRFNFPRPPSSRTFISEPSDPDKDSEDDEELAKEILSDLWEVIKNHEDENLDVSEIFKKIGLTQESFETYYRFITNRKTVVLKRQPNEIYTNQYNPHLLRAWDANMDIQYILDAFSCVVYIISYISKAERELGLLLQQTKNEAEEGNLNAQQTMKKVGTSYLHHREISAQEAVFRVTGLRLRECSRKVEFIPVGENPCRMSVPLKDLEKQQNCKSSKRKRQNSDSEDEDENSTWMNNIVDRYKGRPHIDIFIKLCLARFTSEYSVVLESQLPQKINKDTTFKLDGSLGYIRKRTRTSPAVIKYPRFSQENSPEKYYQSILQLYLPYRYDEQLKPLLFQTYENFFTCGRVKFQGDNTLSSVKEIVIKNMSDFVKNGHDLEEAEKQFHEKDPKEDAWCELCPEAEVNRRECIDEGKVSSVIEEDLSIPDLNEKSSSSVGTNLLSVSLTKNEIIPRLRSLNVKQRRILYKIRDWCIQKANGKTPEPLHLFITGGAGTGKSHLIKCIQYEATRILAQTTNNPDDLTVLLTAPTGTAAFNIHGLTIHSALGIFKSLSPDHATLSEDKINSLRSKLEHLQILIIDEISMVNKKLLFFVHERLRQVKKRPDNCLFGGVSIIAVGDFYQLPPVRTKRVDKLYVDDPSNPSNQLWNGLFEIAELDEIMRQREDGMFAELLNRLRVKQKNESLSSSDKETLQHCFGDSPDEALHIYSTNAEVDTFNKEMIMKQCTESKLIEAQDFQKDKTSGKLTLKKVHCLKSDVCLPISILLAEGARVMLIKNEDTADGLVNGVMGTVISIKDFSPNSLPSTIYVHFDNERVGRNAKVQKLISGKHCVGLKPSSEDIPLSNCVRKQFPLKLAWACTIHKVQGLTVEECVVDLNKCFTYGQAYVALSRVTSKSGLHIESIEAEKIDKKIFCDPDIVKGVSEMTRFLPEIENTAEEHTQAFQIMYHNIQGLQTHAEDIKQNPDFRSADYICLTETWANQEFTCFEMVGYDGFHLPRSLAFQEDDSYYSSLKEMQHGGVCVFHKLSSETELCNLTSNLECIVFKIPSRNVFVATVYRTQRYNLGKFLENMETLICKLEDLSERVVVIGDFNQDILKGSCTVLSFMLSKGFRQLVSSATTEGGTLIDHVYVKGCHDTQVTIIPTYYSYHEALKIVVPYD; from the coding sequence aTGCCAAAAAAAAGCAAAAAGGCAAGAAGTACTAagctgaaagaaaataaaaaaagacagagAAAAGCTAGACAGGAAAAAAACATCAATCTTAGGGATGGTCAGTGCAACAACCAATCAAATAGTAAAGATCAGAGCAACACCTCTCTAAACTTTCAAAATATAGATCAGAGCGTCATCTCTCAAAACTGTCATGATTTAGATAAGAGCGTCATCTCTCAAAACTGTCTTGATTTAGATCAGAGCATCATCTCTCAAAACTGTCATGATTTAGATCAGAGCGTCATCTCTCAAAACTGTCTTGATTTAGATCAGAACATCATCTCTCAAAACTGTAATGATTTAGAGCAGAGCGTCATCTCTCAAAACTGTCATGATTTAGATCAGAGTGTCATCTCTCAAAACTGTCATGATTTAGATCAGAGTGTCATCTCTCAAAACTGGCATGATTTAGATCAGAGCGTCATCTCTAAAAACTGTCATGATTTAGATCAGAGCGACATCTCTCAAAAATGTCATGATTTTGATGTAAATGAGAGAATTATAttagaaaatgaaattgaaaatatattagaaaatgaaattgaaaatatattagaaaatgaaattgaaaatatattagaaaatgaaatagaaaatatattagAGAATAGAATTGAACATTTATATGAGAATGAAACTGAAAAACTAGTTCAGAGCGTCAGCTCTACAAACTATCAATACAAGAGAAATAAATATGATGATAATATATATCAGAGTAAAAGTGATATACAAAATCAGACAGAAAAACTAGACCAGAATCAGGTTGAAAAACTGGATAAAAAGCAGATTGAAAAACTGAATAAAAATCagaataaaaaaattgttcaaaatcgGACAGAAAAACTGGATCAAAATCAGAttgaaaaacaggatgaaaaTAGGATTGTTAAAAAGAAgtatgaaaattttattgaacAACTAGATCTAAAACACAATTGTCCGTATATAGAAACTGAAAGTGAAATAGTACTTATGAATAAAGTTCAATTGGAACAATATCAAAGTAAAATAAACCACAAAACTTCAATCAAAGCACAATGtaacaacaaaataaacacagCTAAGGTTAAGGATTGTGTAAAGGTTAGTAGACCAGGTATtagaaatacatttgtacaaggtAGTTTTCACCAAGGAGATATAAGATTTGGTTTAAACAGTGGTAAGCAATGTGTGGCGAATTGTTGTTCAGCTCTTGCTTTTAGTAAATTGAAAGATTTGACCTATTGGGATCAGAAATATTTAGATAAGGTTCTGATTTATGGGAATGATTTATATAGCCGTGTTAGTGGTAATAATCATCACTTATTAATATCTGACCTACCACCAATATTAGATATATCAGGAAAATTGATGCAATTGTCACTAAAAGAGTCGATATCTGCAGTAATAGATACATCAGAAAGTATTGATTTTAGTGAATTTGGTAATTCTTTGCCATTAGATCAAGCTTTACAGGAATCCCTTGTAGATTATGATGCTTGCTTTATATGTGCATATGATACTTCATTTTTAGCCTTGAAACATGGcgttgatttatttttgtttgattcacATGCAAGAAACGAGTTTGGTTTAAAGCACAGTAATGGCaaaagtttacttttaaaattgagCAGTCTAGATCATCTTTATCAATACTGTTGCAACATGGTATCAGGAGCAAGTCAAAATCAGTGGTTTGAGGTAACTGGAGTAAGCATATCTATAGTTGGAGAACCTGTAGTGTACAATAATGGTGATAAAAGTCCGGAAAACCATAACGAAATAAACAACACCAactatagcaatattggaaattATGAAACAATGAACACCAGTGACTATGAGCTGCCTGAAATTGTTGAAGTAGAAAACGAGAAAGGGTCAACCCTTACAAAAGTTCACgaaaaaataaatgtaacattTGACATCTATAGCTCTGAAAGTAATGCCAATAATAATATCAACAAGAATGAGTCTGATGTTGAAATTGTGTCTGCAACTAACATGTCTTATGATTTTAAACCAATCAACACTATTGCAAAGAAAAAGCTTTGTCTCATTGTTAAGATACCAACTAAGCATATTCACAAGCAAATCACCAATACTATTTTTGATATGGGCCCCCCATCTACTACAAAATCTATCACAGGTGATGGCAATTGTTTGTTTCGAGCTATTTCATATGCACTTTCAAATAGACAggagttttatggaaatataAGAAAAGATATAGTTGATCATTTGATGAAAAATGCAGAAATGTTTAAATCTTTTTTACAGCCAAGATTCAAAACTATCACAGAGCACATACATTCTCTCCAGATGAAAGAAAATAATGTATGGGGAACTGAGTTGGAGATTATAGCATGTGCAGACCTGCTAAAAACTGACATTTACACTTATTACAATGATTCGTGGATTAAATATTCTTCATCTCAATtatgtaacaaaaacaaaattaatgctCAGGCAATCTATCTTCAACATCTAACTGGCATCAATCACTACGAAGTTGTCACAGATGTAAGTCAGAAGTCAAGGTATCAAAACAGAATGCAATCTAGTCCAGTTGAAAGGGAAAAGTCTGAATTTGATAGGAAATGTGAGGTGCCAACATTGAAAATTAATGATTCAGATAACTCTTCGGATGATGAATCAAAAGTCTTATCAAAATCTGAAAAAGAAAGGAATAGGTACAGGAAAGATGAGGAATTTAAAGCAAGAAAGATTTCCACTCTGAAAAGAAAATATAGGGAAAATGAGACATACAGAGATATTGCAATACAAGCAGGTATCAAGAAATATCGAGAGGACAAAGATTACAGAGATGCTTTAAAAGAATCTGGAATTCAGAAATATCAAGAAAATGACAAGTACAGAGAAAAATTGAAACGAACTAGTGTATATAAGTATAAAGAAGATGAACAACACAAGAAACATGTCAAACAAGCAAGTGTTCAAAAGTATAAGGAAGATGAAAAGCACAAGGAACTTGTAAAACAAGCAAGTGTACAAAAATATGAGGAAGATGAAAAGCACAAGAAACTTGTCAAACAAGCAAGTGTACAAAAATATAAGGAAGATGAAAAGCACAAGAAACTTGTCAAACAAGCAAGTGTACAAAAATATAAGGAAGATGAAAAGCACAAGAAACTTGTCAAACAAGCAAGTGTCCAAAAGTATAAGGAAGATGAAAAACACAAGGAACTTGTAAAACAAGCAAGTGTACAAAAATATAAGGAAGATGAAAAGCACAAGAAAATTGTGAAACAAGCAAGTGTACAAAAGTATAAGGAAGATGAAAAGCACAAAGAACGTGTGAAACTAGCAAGCGTAAAAAAGTATAAGGAAGATGAAAAGCACAAAGAACATGTGAAACTAGCAAGCGTACACAAGTATAAGGAAGATGAAATGCACAAGGAACATGTGAAACAAACCAGTATAAAAAAGTATAAGGAAGATGAAAAGCACAAAGAACATGTGAAACAAGCAAGTATACAGAAGTATGCAGATGATGATTCACACAGATGTAAAGTTAAACAACAAACAGAAACACGTCGGGAAAAtttaaaacaggaaaacaaacaaataactgaaGTTATCAGAAAATTTAAGGATGCTGTTAAGAAAGGTCCAGAATGTGTTTGTTCTTGCTGCTTGAGGCTGTTCTTTGAAAAACAAGTTCTAATCTGTAAAAAGGGGTCCTATGATAGTTCTATATATGATTCATGCACAACAGAGAAATATAAACACATATGTACAGATGACTGCAATACTCATTGTGCTTTTGAAGGAACATGTAGAACAAGTCTATGGATTTGTTATACTTGTCATCGTAAAATGATGAGAGGTAAAATACCTGCAGATTCGTTTTCAAATGGTTTAATGCTTGAAGATGTTCCATTAGAATTAAAACAGCTAAATTCAATAGAGCAACAACTAATAGCCCTGAATATTCCATTCATGAAGATAATGGCTTTACCAAAAGGAGGACAAAAAGGTGTTCATGGACCTATAGTTTGTGTGCCAtctgatttgaaaaaagttaCTACGATACTACCACGATCAGAAGATGAAAGTCTTTTACTTAAGGTTAAACTGAAGAGAAAACTTAACTACAAAGGCTATGACAAATACCAATATGTTAGACCAAACCATTTGGAGCAAGCACTTGTGTATTTAAAGGATAAAAACGAGTGGTATAAAGATGTCGCTATCAATGATGAATGGATAAACCCTATCCCTGAGGTAAATGATGATCAAGTAGTGAATGATGAATCCGATTCTGATTCTGATGATACTAAGATGATGGGGAATAAAGAAATACAGAAAGATGAGTTAGAAAAGATTTCAAAGTCTTCGAAAGTAGGCAATGAAAGAGAGGTAGAAAGCGAACAATATAGCTATATTGATGATAAGTTACGTGGTGTTCAATTAGATACTTGTTTACAACCTGCTGACATAGGACAAGAGGCTTTAGATTTATGCTTTGATCAAGTATTTAATTTAGCCCCAGCAGAAAATAACAATCCTCTTAGTGTTCTAAAAGAACCAGGTATTGAAGCTAAAACCTTTCCTGTGCACTTTCCATCAGGTAAAAATACTTCGGATGAAGACCGTGATGAAAAACTGACAATTGGAAGATACTTTAATCTTCGATTAATGAGTGTTGAAAACAGATTTGCTAGAGATACCAACTACATATTTTTCAGTCAATATTTAACAGAGCTCAATAGTGTGATTTCAAACGTTCAGATATCTCTAAGAAAACAATGTCCTTTTTCGAAAGAAGGAAAGAAAGTTACGAGAGAAATGCTTTGCAACAAGGAAACCTTAAAAGAATTATTTAAGAAAGATGAagctataaaatatttaaaacccaTTCGTGGAACTCCTCCCTATTGGCAAAGCTCACAAAAAGATATATTTGCAATGATAAGACAGTTAGGAGTCCCCACATTCTTCTGTTCTTTTTCTTCTGCAGACTTTAGATGGTTAGAAATtataaacacaattttaaaacagCAAGGTGACACGAGAAATAGTGAAAATATGACATGGGATGAAAAATGTAAAGTTCTGTGTAGCAATCCTGTAACAGCAGTAAGAATGTTTGATCATAGATTTCATATGTTTCTGAAGGATGTTATCATGTCAGAAGCTCAACCAATAGGGAAAATAATCGACTATTTTTACCGAGTTGAATTTCAACAAAGAGGTTCTCCCCACACACATTGTTTGTTTTGGGTAGAAAATGCTCCAAAATTTGGTGAAGATGATATTGATGACATTATTACCTTTATTGACAAGTACATAACATGTGAGATACCAGATGAAAAAGAAGACAAAGAATTGCATGACATTGTTATGGCAGTACACCAACACagcaaaaaacattcaaaatcttGTAAGAAAAAGGGAACAGTATGTCGGTTTAATTTCCCAAGACCTCCCTCATCTAGAACATTTATCTCAGAACCAAGTGATCCAGATAAAGATTCAGAGGACGATGAAGAATTAGCAAAGGAAATATTGTCCGACTTATGGGAAGTTATTAAAAATCATGAAGATGAAAACTTAGATGTTTCTGAAATTTTCAAGAAGATAGGACTTACTCAAGAAAGCTTCGAAACATATTATCGTTTTATCACCAATCGCAAAACAGTAGTTCTCAAACGTCAGCCAAATGAAATATACACCAATCAGTATAACCCACATCTTTTGAGGGCTTGGGATGCAAACATGGACATACAATATATTTTGGATGCATTTTCCTGTGTTGTGTACATTATAAGTTACATAAGTAAAGCTGAGCGAGAGCTAGGATTACTCCTCCAACAGACTAAAAATGAAGCAGAAGAAGGAAATCTAAATGCTCAACAGACTATGAAAAAAGTTGGAACTTCATACTTACACCATAGAGAGATAAGTGCACAGGAAGCAGTGTTTAGAGTAACTGGATTAAGATTACGAGAGTGTTCAAGGAAAGTAGAATTTATACCTGTCGGTGAAAATCCATGTAGAATGAGCGTTCCTTTGAAAGACCTAGAGAAACAACAAAATTGTAAGTCTtctaaaagaaaaagacaaaatagTGACAGCGAAGATGAAGATGAAAATAGTACTTGGATGAACAACATTGTTGATAGATATAAAGGTAGACCTCACATTGATATCTTTATCAAATTGTGTCTTGCAAGATTCACTTCTGAATACAGTGTTGTACTAGAATCACAATTACCACAGAAAATTAATAAAGACACAACTTTCAAACTTGATGGCTCACTTGGATATATTAGAAAACGCACAAGAACTTCACCTGCAGTTATAAAATATCCTCGTTTCTCTCAGGAAAATTCCCCAGAAAAATATTATCAAAGCATTTTGCAACTGTATTTGCCATACAGATATGATGAACAGTTAAAACCACTCTTATTTCAAACATATGAGAATTTCTTCACATGTGGAAGAGTTAAGTTTCAAGGGGATAACACATTAAGTTCTGTGAAAGAAATTGTTATCAAAAACATGTCAGACTTTGTGAAAAATGGTCATGATTTAGAGGAAGCAGAAAAGCAATTTCATGAAAAAGATCCTAAAGAAGATGCTTGGTGTGAGTTATGCCCAGAAGCAGAGGTGAATAGAAGAGAATGTATAGATGAAGGCAAAGTATCTAGTGTGATTGAGGAGGATTTATCAATACCAGATTTGAATGAAAAGAGCTCATCATCTGTTGGAACTAATTTGCTGTCTGTTTCTCTCACAAAAAATGAAATCATTCCAAGGCTAAGAAGTTTGAATGTGAAACAGAGAAGAATTCTCTATAAAATAAGAGATTGGTGCATTCAAAAAGCAAACGGAAAAACACCAGAGCCTTTACATTTATTTATCACTGGAGGAGCTGGAACGGGTAAAAGTCACTTGATCAAATGTATTCAATATGAAGCAACTCGAATATTAGCACAAACAACAAATAATCCAGATGATCTCACAGTTCTGTTAACAGCTCCAACTGGAACGGCTGCATTTAATATCCATGGATTGACAATTCATAGTGCTCTTGGAATTTTCAAATCACTCTCACCTGATCATGCAACTCTTAGTGAAGACAAAATTAATTCGCTCAGATCAAAGTTAGAACATTTGCAAATCTTAATAATTGATGAAATTTCAATGGTCAATAAGAAATTGTTGTTTTTCGTTCATGAGCGACTCAGACAAGTTAAAAAAAGACCAGACAATTGTTTATTTGGAGGTGTTTCAATAATTGCGGTTGGCGATTTTTATCAGTTACCACCAGTTCGAACAAAAAGGGTAGACAAATTGTATGTAGATGACCCTTCTAATCCCTCAAATCAGCTATGGAATGGCTTGTTTGAAATTGCCGAGTTGGATGAAATAATGCGTCAACGTGAGGATGGAATGTTTGCTGAACTACTAAATAGATTGCGTGTTAAGCAGAAAAATGAAAGTTTGTCATCATCTGATAAAGAAACATTACAACACTGCTTTGGTGATAGCCCCGATGAAGCCTTGCACATATATTCTACAAATGCAGAGGTTGATACCTTTAACAAGGAGATGATAATGAAACAATGTACAGAATCAAAACTAATTGAGGCACAAGATTTCCAAAAAGACAAAACTTCAGGGAAATTAACTCTGAAAAAAGTACATTGTTTAAAGTCAGATGTCTGTCTCCCAATATCTATTCTTTTAGCTGAGGGAGCAAGAGTAATGCTAATCAAGAATGAGGACACAGCAGATGGTTTAGTAAATGGTGTAATGGGAACTGTTATATCTATCAAAGACTTCTCACCAAATTCCCTCCCAAGTACAATATATGTTCACTTTGACAATGAAAGAGTAGGAAGAAATGCAAAGGTACAAAAACTCATCAGTGGAAAACACTGTGTTGGATTGAAACCTTCAAGTGAAGACATTCCTTTAAGCAATTGTGTAAGAAAACAGTTTCCATTGAAGTTAGCCTGGGCTTGCACAATTCACAAAGTTCAAGGATTAACAGTTGAAGAATGTGTTGTAGATCTGAATAAATGTTTCACATATGGTCAGGCATATGTAGCCCTTAGCAGAGTTACATCAAAATCTGGTTTACACATTGAAAGCATAGAAGCTGAAAAAATTGACAAGAAAATCTTCTGCGATCCTGATATTGTAAAGGGTGTTTCAGAAATGACAAGATTTTTGCCTGAAATTGAGAATACAGCAGAGGAACATACACAAGCTTTTCAGATAATGTATCACAATATTCAAGGTTTACAGACCCATGCAGAAGATATTAAACAAAATCCAGACTTTAGAAGTGCGGATTACATTTGTCTTACTGAAACCTGGGCTAATCAAGAATTCACTTGCTTTGAAATGGTGGGATATGATGGTTTTCATTTGCCCAGATCTCTAGCTTTTCAAGAAGATGATTCTTATTATTCTTCTTTAAAGGAAATGCAGCATGGTGGTGTGTGTGTTTTTCACAAGCTTTCTTCAGAAACAGAATTGTGCAACTTGACATCAAACTTAGAATGTATAGTTTTCAAGATTCCAAGTAGAAATGTTTTTGTTGCTACTGTTTACAGAACCCAGAGGTATAATCTAGGAAAATTTTTGGAGAACATGGAAACTTTAATCTGTAAATTGGAAGACTTATCAGAAAGAGTTGTTGTAATTGGTGATTTTAATCAAGATATTTTGAAAGGTAGCTGTACAGTATTAAGTTTCATGTTATCAAAAGGTTTCAGACAACTTGTTAGTAGTGCAACAACAGAAGGTGGAACTCTTATTGACCATGTGTATGTAAAAGGATGTCATGATACACAGGTTACAATTATTCCAACATATTACAGCTATCATGAGGCACTGAAAATAGTTGTTCCATATGACTAA